The DNA sequence GCGAGCCCGCAGCGGAGGTGCCGCGGCGGGAGCGAGCGCAGGAGCAGGGGATCGGCGAGGACGGCGGCGGGGTGGTGAAAGGCGCCGACCAGGTTCTTCCCCAGCAGCGTGTCGACTCCGGTCTTCCCGCCAACGGAAGAGTCCACCATGGCGAGGAGCGTGGTGGGTACCTGGAGGAAGGGAATGCCTCGCGCGTAGGTGGCGGCCACGAAGCCGGCGAGGTCTCCCACCATGCCGCCGCCGAGCGCCACGATGGCGGCGTTGCGGGTCAGCCCCGCCGAGAAGAGGGCGTCGGTGAGCGCTTCCCAGCGGGCCCGCGTCTTCGACGATTCGCCGGGTGGGACGGTGAGCGTCAGCGCCCAAGGGCCCGTGGCCAGGCGATCGGCCAGCAGGGCGCCGACGGTTTCGTCGGTGATGACCGCCACCGGCCGGCCGGGCCAGAGCGATTCGATGCGCGCGGGGAGTTCGTCCAGCACCCCGGCGCGGACCGTCACGGTGTATTCCCCGAGGGCGTGCGCCACCCTGAAGTCTGGCACGGCTACCAGGTCTTGTCGGCCACGCCGGCCCGATGGTTGGCCAGGCGCGCCAGGGTGAACAGGAGGTCGGAGAGACGATTGAGGTAGGTGATCAGGAGCGGGGGAACGGCAGCGCTGTGCGACAGGTGGACGACGCTGCGTTCCGCCCGCCGGCATACGGTCCGGGCATGGTGGAGGGCGGCGGCCTGCGCCGTCCCTGCCGGGAGGACGAAGGCGCGCAGCGGTGGCAACTCGGTATCCGCCGCGTCCATCGCGGCTTCGAATTCGCCGATTCGCGTTGCCGGGAGCTCCGCCTTGGCCAGCGCGGCCTCGACCTTGGCGGGATCCGGGGTGGCCAGGTACCCGCCGATGCTGAAGAGGTCGCTCTGCACGGTTTCGAGGAGCGGGTCGAAGCTGGCGTCGGGGGCGGCGGCCCGCGCCACGCCGAGAACGGCGTTCAACTCGTCCACGTCACCGTAGGCCGCGACGCGCTCGTGGTCTTTCGGCACCCGCCCGCCGCCGAAGAGGCCGGTTTCGCCGTGGTCACCTGTCCGTGTGTAGATCTTCATGTTCCCTGTCTCGCGCGACGGATGACGGCGAGCATCTCGCCGGTATCGGTGACTTTTTCCCGCGGAGCTCCGCGCACGGCGCCGGCCGCGCACTCGTGCGCATCGAGTGCCTGCCAGTCGCCCCACCGAACCACCTGTACCCCGCGGGCCTCGAGGAGTGCCAGGATGGCGCTACCGTCGGCCACGGCCGGTTCTGGGAGCGCGCCGGCGTCGGCATCCTCGAGCAGGCTGCCGACCGTCTCAACCGCGTCGGGTTTGTTGGTGCCGATGATGCCGCTTGGTCCCCGCTTGATCCACCCCGCCACGTAGAAACCTGGCACCCGGGCGCCGTCGGCGGCGGCGAGCACGCGTCCATGCTGGTTGGGAATCACGGCGCGGCGTTCGTCGAACGGGACCCCGGGCACCGGGAGCGCGCGGTAGCCGACCGAGCGGAAGACCAGGCCCGCCGTCAGGGAGGTTTCCTCTCCGGTGGCAACGGCCTGCACGCCGCGTGGCCCCGGCTCAAGGCGATTGGCGCCGACGATCACCCGCTCGACACGCCCGTCTCC is a window from the Gemmatimonadales bacterium genome containing:
- a CDS encoding cob(I)yrinic acid a,c-diamide adenosyltransferase codes for the protein MKIYTRTGDHGETGLFGGGRVPKDHERVAAYGDVDELNAVLGVARAAAPDASFDPLLETVQSDLFSIGGYLATPDPAKVEAALAKAELPATRIGEFEAAMDAADTELPPLRAFVLPAGTAQAAALHHARTVCRRAERSVVHLSHSAAVPPLLITYLNRLSDLLFTLARLANHRAGVADKTW